Genomic window (Tepidisphaeraceae bacterium):
GTTGTGGGACGCAAGGTCGGCCAGCAAGTCGATGTCGCGCGTCACCAGGTGGTTCTTCGTGATGATGCCCGCGGGGTTGCGGAACTCGGCCAGCACCTGCAGGCATTGCCGTGTGATCTGGAACGATCGCTCGGCCGGTTGGTAGCAATCGGTGACGCCACTGATCGACAGCGTCACCGGTTGATAGCGCGGCGACGACAGTTCCCGCCGTAGCAGTTCGGCGGCGTTCGTCTTCACCATTACCTTCGTTTCAAAGTCCAAGCCCGCAGAGAAACCCAGAAATTCGTGCGTCGGCCGGGCGTAGCAATAAATACACCCATGCGAGCACCCGCGATACGGGTTGATGCTGTGCGTGAAGCCGACGTCGGGACTGTCGTTCGTGGCGATGATCGTCTTGGTCGCGTCGACGTAGTACTGCGTCTGCGGATGGGCGAGCTGGTCGAGGTACTCGTCGTCGTGTTCGACGTGTTCCAAGTCAGCGGTCACTTCGAGCCGCTCGAAGCGGTTGCGCGGGTTGTCGCTCGTGCCGCGACCGTGGATGGGCAGGGGAATCGCCACGGGGAGATTGTAGCGGTTTTGTACGGACTTTGTCAGGTTGCTCTGCCGCAGTTGGCATCGCGCACGATCTGCGATAGGTTCCAGGCGTGTTTCAACGCATTGCCATCATCGGTTCGGGCGCACTGGGGTCATACTACGGTGCGCGCCTGGCGCAGCATGGCCGCGACGTGCACTTCCTGATGCGGTCCGACTACGCGTTCGTGCGCGAGCATGGGCTGCGCGTCTACTCGCACGATGGCGACTTCGAGCTGCCCGCCAGCCAGATGCACGTGTACGACGACCCTGCCGCCATGCCGCAGGTGGATTTGGTCATCGTGACGCTGAAGACGACCGCCAACGAAAGCTTCAGCAAGCTCATCAGCCCGCTGTTGCACGAGGGCACCGCGATCCTGACGCTGCAGAACGGGCTGGGGAACGATCGGGCGCTGGCCGACCTGTTTGGCGCGCAGCGGGTGCTGGCGGGGCTGGCGTTTATCTGCACGAATCGCACGGAACCGGGCGTCATCCGTCATACCGATCACGGGTTTATCAAACTTGGCGAATACACCGACGGCCTCACCGATCGCGCAACCGCAATCGCGCAGATGCTACAACAGGCCAAGGTGCCCGCGACGGCGCTGGCGGACATTCGGTACGGGCAGTGGGAAAAGCTGGTCTGGAACGTGCCGTTCAACGGATTGGGGGCCGCTCTGGACTTGGAGACCGACCGCCTGCTCGCCAGCGACGCCGGCCGGGCGATGGTGCGCGGGCTGATGCACGAGGTGATGGCCGCCGCCGCCAGCGTGGGCGTGCACTTGCCACCGGAGACGGCGCAACTGCAGATCGACCGCACCGCGACCATGGGGGCCTACGTCAGCAGCATGCAGGTCGACCGCCGGGCGAGACGGCCACTGGAACGGCAGTCGATCGTCGGCAACGTGCTGGCGGTCGCCGAGGCGGGTGGGGTGGCGGCGCCGCTGCTGCGGGGGCTGGATGAACTGTTGAAGGTGGTGGATGGGGGATGAGCGGTTGATCGTTCACTAACGTGTAGCGGACAGGTAACTCACAATGGTCTATCTGTCATCCCGAAGGGAGCGGTAGCGACCTGAGGGATCTCGACTGGCTGACAGTGTGGGCCACCGGAGATCCCTCGGGTCGCTACCGCTCCCCTCGGGATGACAGATGTCGCAATGTTCAGCGGTTTGGCCCCCAAGTGTAAGCAGCCTGCGAATTTGCGGGTATGATGTCTGTATGCACGTCGTTCTGTTCGAGGGCCAACTTTGGCCGCACATGGCTCCGTTGTCGCTCAGTCGGCCCGCGTTTGCGCTCGCCAGCGGAACGGGGACGCTGCTGGACAAGCAACTGCGCTACCTGAAGCCGTCGAAGTTGACGCTCTGGGTTCGGCCGGAGATGGTCGAGTACTGCAAACAGCGGGTCGTGCCGTCGCTGAAGATCCCCGTCGCGATCAACGCGCCGCTGGACGACGAGCCGGCGCTGGTGCTGAGCGGTCGCACGCTGCACTTTGCCGATTACGAGGTGCCCCCGCACACGGCCGTCTGCCTGGACGACGAGAACCGCGTTCGGTCGGCGTACGTGGTGTCGCCGGGGCTGTCGTACGAGGACGCGATCACGCGGTCGGATAAGTGGCTGAAGCTGCAGGACCTGCCCCACATGATGCCGCAGAGCCGCATGGCCGAGCATGCGTGGGATTTGCTGAACTGGAACGAGGAAGCGCTGCTGGCCGACTTCGTCGCCATGCAGCGGGACTGCGTGCTGCCACCGGGGCCGTACCACGTGCTGGAGCAGGGCAACGTCTGCCTGGGCAAGGACGTGAAGCTGTCGCCCGGCGTGGTGCTGGACGGCAGCAAGGGGCCGGTGATTCTAGGCGACGGCGTCTCGATCGGCGCCAACGCCGTGCTGCAGGGGCCGTGCTTTATCGGGGCGCATTCGATCGTGTCGCCACTGGCGAACATTCGGGCGGGCACGAGCATCGGGCCGATGTGCAAGGTGGGCGGCGAGATCTCCAACAGCATCTTCATCGGCCGCAGCAACAAGTCTCACGAGGGCTTCGTGGGCGACAGCTACATCGGCGAATGGGTGAACCTGGGCGCCGGCACGAACACGAGCAACCTGAAGAACACGTACGACGTCGTCAGCCTGCCGCTGCTGGGCACCGAGACGCCGAGTGGCCGGCGATTCCTGGGCAGCGTGATCGGCGACCACACCAAGATCGCGATCGGCACGCGGTTGAACACGGGCTCGTACATCGGTTACGGCAGCATGATCGCCGCCAGTTCTATCACGCCGCGCTACGTGCCGAGCTACACGTTCCTGACCGATCGCGGGATGCAGCCGTACCGCATGGATAAGTCGATCGAGGTGATGACGCAGGTGATGTCGCGCCGCGGACTGATGTTTGGATCGCTTGAAGAGGAA
Coding sequences:
- a CDS encoding putative sugar nucleotidyl transferase translates to MHVVLFEGQLWPHMAPLSLSRPAFALASGTGTLLDKQLRYLKPSKLTLWVRPEMVEYCKQRVVPSLKIPVAINAPLDDEPALVLSGRTLHFADYEVPPHTAVCLDDENRVRSAYVVSPGLSYEDAITRSDKWLKLQDLPHMMPQSRMAEHAWDLLNWNEEALLADFVAMQRDCVLPPGPYHVLEQGNVCLGKDVKLSPGVVLDGSKGPVILGDGVSIGANAVLQGPCFIGAHSIVSPLANIRAGTSIGPMCKVGGEISNSIFIGRSNKSHEGFVGDSYIGEWVNLGAGTNTSNLKNTYDVVSLPLLGTETPSGRRFLGSVIGDHTKIAIGTRLNTGSYIGYGSMIAASSITPRYVPSYTFLTDRGMQPYRMDKSIEVMTQVMSRRGLMFGSLEEEMAQYAARVAKEIEKPV
- a CDS encoding PA0069 family radical SAM protein, whose protein sequence is MAIPLPIHGRGTSDNPRNRFERLEVTADLEHVEHDDEYLDQLAHPQTQYYVDATKTIIATNDSPDVGFTHSINPYRGCSHGCIYCYARPTHEFLGFSAGLDFETKVMVKTNAAELLRRELSSPRYQPVTLSISGVTDCYQPAERSFQITRQCLQVLAEFRNPAGIITKNHLVTRDIDLLADLASHNAAVVMVSITTLDKDLTRVMEPRTSVPLKRLEAIRKLTAAGIPTGVMVAPVVPGLTDHEMPMILKAAYEAGARFAGYVPLRLPYAVAGLFENWLTDHFPDRKDKVLNRVRSLRGGKLNDANFNSRMRGEGQWAEQLKAMFTLARKSAGMTGDFPNLSTNAFRVVDRQQMSLW
- a CDS encoding 2-dehydropantoate 2-reductase — translated: MFQRIAIIGSGALGSYYGARLAQHGRDVHFLMRSDYAFVREHGLRVYSHDGDFELPASQMHVYDDPAAMPQVDLVIVTLKTTANESFSKLISPLLHEGTAILTLQNGLGNDRALADLFGAQRVLAGLAFICTNRTEPGVIRHTDHGFIKLGEYTDGLTDRATAIAQMLQQAKVPATALADIRYGQWEKLVWNVPFNGLGAALDLETDRLLASDAGRAMVRGLMHEVMAAAASVGVHLPPETAQLQIDRTATMGAYVSSMQVDRRARRPLERQSIVGNVLAVAEAGGVAAPLLRGLDELLKVVDGG